The Nitrospirales bacterium genome includes a window with the following:
- the fabD gene encoding ACP S-malonyltransferase produces the protein MGESLMQAVGLLFPGQGSQSVGMGRALYETEPNVRRRYQEASDVLGYDVAKLCFEGPSEKLNLTEYTQPALLVVSLAALSLFDQVQLKPIAVAGHSLGEYSAIVAAGGLGYADAVRLVQKRGQYMAEAVTSGRGLVMAVLGISTEEVERACQDAQSHGIVSPANFNCPGQTVIAGEKVAVEHAATLLKDRGARKVLPLPVSVPVHTSLMQIAADRLRADIDALHWTDLRVPLINNAEAKPLRHAQELRASLIRQLPSPVLWSQSIQRMGEMGVETFVEVGPGKVLSGLVKRILPQAKLMNVEDPQSFETARSSLGL, from the coding sequence ATGGGTGAATCACTGATGCAAGCCGTAGGGTTATTGTTTCCCGGACAGGGGTCTCAGAGCGTGGGGATGGGCCGCGCGTTGTATGAAACTGAACCGAATGTTCGAAGGCGCTATCAAGAGGCCAGCGATGTCTTGGGATATGACGTAGCCAAATTATGCTTTGAAGGGCCTTCGGAAAAACTCAATCTCACCGAATATACGCAACCAGCTCTGTTGGTCGTGAGTCTTGCTGCGTTGTCGCTATTCGATCAGGTTCAATTGAAGCCTATAGCCGTGGCAGGGCATAGCCTTGGTGAATACTCAGCTATCGTTGCGGCAGGAGGCCTTGGATATGCTGATGCCGTCAGATTGGTACAGAAACGAGGACAGTATATGGCCGAGGCAGTGACCTCAGGGCGAGGTCTTGTGATGGCCGTGCTAGGAATATCGACAGAAGAGGTTGAGCGAGCTTGCCAGGATGCGCAATCGCATGGGATTGTCTCGCCTGCCAATTTTAACTGTCCTGGGCAGACAGTGATCGCTGGAGAAAAAGTCGCTGTCGAGCATGCCGCGACGCTGTTAAAAGATCGAGGCGCACGCAAGGTTCTGCCGCTTCCCGTGAGCGTTCCGGTTCATACGTCGCTCATGCAAATCGCGGCTGATCGTCTACGGGCAGACATAGACGCTCTTCATTGGACGGATTTGCGGGTGCCGCTCATCAATAATGCAGAGGCGAAACCTTTGCGGCACGCTCAAGAGCTGCGTGCTTCATTGATTCGTCAATTGCCCTCTCCGGTTTTATGGTCGCAGTCAATTCAGCGAATGGGCGAAATGGGAGTTGAAACATTTGTTGAGGTTGGGCCCGGAAAAGTATTGTCTGGGTTGGTGAAGCGGATTCTTCCTCAAGCCAAGCTCATGAACGTGGAGGATCCTCAATCGTTCGAGACCGCTCGCTCATCACTGGGTCTGTGA
- the fabG gene encoding 3-oxoacyl-[acyl-carrier-protein] reductase: MMSLEGKVAVVTGAAQGIGQTIAICLARDGADVVVMDLDVDRCRETVEAIHEKGRRGLALPVNVAEWDSVKSHIDQVLKEWGHVDILVNNAGITRDGLLMRMKEEDWNLVLQVNLTGTFHCTKACLTSMSKQRSGRIINIASIVGAIGNIGQANYAASKAAVIGFTKTVAREYASRTVTVNAVAPGFIDTAMTQGLSQDVKDALLKQIPLQRLGQPSDVAEAVCFLASDAAGYVTGQVLHVNGGMHMA; encoded by the coding sequence ATGATGTCTTTGGAAGGAAAAGTTGCAGTTGTGACAGGTGCCGCACAGGGCATTGGCCAAACGATTGCTATATGCCTGGCTCGGGATGGAGCCGATGTCGTGGTCATGGACCTGGATGTCGACCGCTGTCGAGAAACGGTCGAGGCTATTCACGAGAAAGGGCGGCGAGGGCTAGCCCTTCCTGTTAATGTCGCAGAATGGGATTCAGTGAAGTCGCACATAGACCAAGTACTGAAAGAATGGGGTCATGTAGATATTTTGGTCAATAACGCAGGTATTACTAGAGATGGCCTCTTGATGCGTATGAAAGAGGAAGATTGGAATCTTGTGTTGCAAGTGAATCTGACGGGAACCTTTCATTGCACCAAGGCATGCCTCACATCAATGAGTAAACAACGCTCGGGCCGAATTATCAATATCGCCTCAATCGTGGGAGCGATCGGGAATATCGGTCAAGCCAACTATGCGGCATCAAAGGCAGCCGTCATTGGATTTACCAAAACCGTCGCGCGAGAATATGCCAGTCGCACCGTCACGGTGAATGCCGTCGCCCCAGGATTCATTGATACCGCGATGACGCAGGGGCTTTCTCAAGATGTCAAAGATGCGCTCTTGAAGCAAATTCCGTTACAACGTTTGGGGCAGCCGTCTGATGTCGCAGAGGCGGTGTGTTTTTTAGCATCTGATGCGGCGGGTTATGTTACAGGTCAGGTGCTGCATGTCAATGGAGGCATGCACATGGCATGA
- the acpP gene encoding acyl carrier protein — protein sequence MEVQDRIKKIIAEQLGVEEEEVVPEAKFVDDLGADSLDTVELVMALEEEFDVEIPDEDAEKIQTVGGAIDFIKDKV from the coding sequence ATGGAAGTGCAAGATCGGATTAAGAAAATTATCGCTGAACAATTGGGCGTAGAAGAAGAGGAAGTTGTTCCTGAAGCTAAGTTTGTTGACGATCTCGGCGCGGATTCGCTCGACACCGTTGAATTGGTTATGGCGTTAGAAGAAGAGTTTGACGTTGAGATTCCTGACGAGGATGCAGAAAAAATTCAGACAGTCGGCGGAGCTATTGATTTCATCAAAGATAAGGTCTAA
- the fabF gene encoding beta-ketoacyl-ACP synthase II produces MTYHAKRRVVVTGVGLVTPLGIGVGQTWNALCAGKSGIGHITRFDATNFPSRIAGEVKGFDPADFIEKKEIKKMDTFIHYALAASQEAMDDAKLEITSDNEDRVGVYVGSGIGGLPAIEHYHKVLLQRGPERVTPFYIPMVIINLASGQIAMRFGAKGPNSCAVTACASGNNCIGDGFRLIQYGEADAMIVGGAESTICSTALAGFASAKALSRRNDDPEHASRPFDKDRDGFVIGEGAGILVLEEFEQARSRGATIYAEVAGYAMNSDAYHITAPPDDGGGATKCLEKAIKDSGVSKADIGYINAHGTSTFADAVETRVIKQVFGERAYSIPVSSTKSMTGHLLGAAGGIESVFTTLALKEGRLPPTINIQTPDPDCDLDYIPDKPRDIHVSAAVSNAFGFGGVNACLVFKAWTD; encoded by the coding sequence ATGACGTATCACGCGAAACGACGAGTGGTCGTGACTGGAGTAGGACTCGTTACCCCACTGGGTATCGGAGTGGGTCAAACCTGGAATGCGCTGTGTGCGGGGAAGTCCGGGATTGGACATATTACACGTTTCGACGCGACGAATTTTCCCTCTCGTATCGCCGGTGAAGTCAAGGGCTTTGATCCAGCGGACTTCATCGAAAAAAAAGAAATTAAAAAAATGGATACCTTCATCCATTACGCGCTGGCCGCAAGTCAGGAAGCGATGGATGATGCCAAGCTTGAGATCACGTCGGACAATGAGGATCGTGTCGGGGTCTATGTGGGATCGGGAATTGGCGGGTTGCCGGCGATTGAGCATTACCACAAAGTCTTACTCCAGCGAGGGCCGGAACGGGTCACGCCGTTCTATATTCCCATGGTCATCATCAATTTGGCCTCTGGGCAAATTGCTATGAGATTTGGAGCCAAAGGCCCCAATTCATGCGCGGTGACGGCCTGTGCATCGGGCAATAACTGTATCGGTGACGGGTTTCGTTTAATCCAATACGGAGAAGCTGATGCGATGATCGTTGGTGGAGCGGAAAGTACGATTTGCTCAACGGCGCTGGCCGGGTTTGCCTCGGCGAAAGCCTTGTCCAGAAGAAATGACGATCCGGAACATGCGAGTCGCCCGTTTGATAAAGACCGAGACGGATTCGTCATCGGCGAAGGAGCTGGAATTTTGGTGTTGGAGGAATTCGAGCAGGCCCGGTCCCGTGGGGCCACCATCTATGCGGAAGTCGCTGGTTACGCCATGAATAGTGATGCCTATCATATCACCGCCCCGCCTGACGATGGAGGGGGCGCCACGAAATGTTTAGAGAAAGCGATCAAGGATTCGGGCGTCTCGAAAGCCGATATCGGATATATCAATGCCCATGGAACATCCACCTTTGCAGATGCCGTTGAGACGCGTGTCATCAAACAAGTGTTCGGTGAGCGAGCGTATTCCATTCCTGTCAGTTCGACGAAGTCCATGACTGGTCATCTGTTAGGCGCGGCCGGAGGCATCGAGTCAGTATTTACCACACTGGCCTTGAAAGAAGGTCGATTGCCGCCAACGATCAACATTCAGACTCCGGATCCCGACTGTGATTTAGATTATATTCCTGACAAACCCCGCGATATACACGTTAGCGCCGCCGTGTCCAATGCGTTTGGATTTGGCGGAGTGAATGCCTGTCTCGTCTTTAAAGCGTGGACGGATTAA
- a CDS encoding SDR family oxidoreductase encodes MTESIKPLEGEWALILGASSGFGESVALELASLGLNIFGVHLDRKSTLPNVERITQEIRNRGRSAIFFNANAADAEKRQEILAAIQAKGDELGSPIVIRVLMHSLAFGTLKPFIAQSQAEAVSKSQVDMTLDVMANSLVYWTQDLLEKHLMGRGGRIFSMTSAGGARVWRTYGAVSAAKSALESHTRQLALELAPLGITVNSIMAGVTDTPALRKIPGSDEMLTLAKRKNPSGRLTLPQDVADAIGLLSQPKSQWITGNVICVDGGEFIVD; translated from the coding sequence ATGACAGAGAGCATTAAGCCGTTAGAGGGGGAATGGGCGCTGATATTAGGAGCCTCGAGTGGATTCGGTGAATCTGTGGCCTTGGAATTGGCTTCGTTAGGACTCAATATCTTTGGTGTGCATTTGGACCGGAAATCAACGCTTCCCAACGTTGAACGCATTACGCAAGAGATTCGTAACCGCGGCCGATCGGCGATCTTTTTTAACGCCAACGCGGCAGATGCTGAGAAACGTCAGGAAATTCTTGCGGCGATTCAAGCTAAGGGTGATGAGCTAGGGTCTCCCATCGTGATCCGTGTGTTAATGCATTCATTAGCTTTTGGGACGCTCAAACCCTTTATCGCACAGTCGCAAGCCGAAGCTGTTTCGAAGTCGCAAGTCGATATGACCCTGGATGTCATGGCGAATAGTTTAGTGTATTGGACGCAGGACCTTCTCGAAAAGCACTTGATGGGGCGAGGTGGTCGAATTTTTTCCATGACCAGTGCAGGCGGGGCCAGGGTGTGGCGAACGTACGGGGCCGTCTCTGCCGCTAAGTCTGCGCTAGAATCGCATACCCGACAGCTTGCCCTTGAACTTGCGCCTTTGGGCATTACCGTGAATTCAATCATGGCCGGCGTGACGGATACTCCGGCCTTGCGAAAAATTCCCGGTTCTGATGAGATGCTTACCCTTGCCAAGCGGAAAAATCCATCAGGGCGTTTAACGCTGCCACAAGATGTTGCGGATGCCATCGGACTGTTGAGTCAACCGAAGAGTCAGTGGATTACGGGCAATGTCATTTGTGTTGATGGAGGAGAGTTTATCGTTGACTAG
- the rnc gene encoding ribonuclease III, with translation MFSEVQARLGYEFRNPEYLETALTHKSFCQGSQPTGHQDNERLEFLGDAVLALVVSKYIVSKYPEASEGELSKVKAFLVSRSSLAQVARRLDLGGSLLLGRGEEATNGRQKSSLLANALEAVIAAVYIDGGGEAAESFILRVFQPELADLGTLGADEFRGDYKSHLQERVHKQFDVNPDYRVVHESGPDHQKVFEMEVSINGKVYGRGTGKTKKQAEQSAARQALKRGLAEHGS, from the coding sequence GTGTTTTCGGAGGTGCAAGCGAGGTTAGGGTATGAATTTCGTAACCCCGAATACTTGGAAACCGCGCTCACGCACAAATCATTCTGTCAGGGAAGTCAGCCAACCGGACATCAAGACAATGAGCGGCTTGAATTTTTAGGTGACGCGGTCTTGGCTTTGGTTGTCAGTAAGTATATTGTCTCGAAATATCCTGAGGCGAGCGAAGGAGAACTCTCAAAAGTCAAAGCCTTTTTGGTCAGCCGATCCTCATTGGCACAGGTTGCCAGACGGTTGGACCTAGGCGGTTCACTCCTGTTAGGACGCGGAGAAGAAGCGACCAATGGTCGGCAAAAGAGTTCCTTATTAGCGAACGCTCTGGAAGCCGTTATTGCTGCGGTGTATATTGATGGAGGAGGGGAGGCGGCTGAATCGTTTATCTTACGAGTCTTTCAGCCTGAACTCGCAGATCTAGGGACACTCGGGGCTGATGAATTCCGTGGAGACTACAAGTCTCATCTGCAAGAGCGGGTGCATAAGCAGTTTGATGTGAATCCTGACTACCGTGTCGTTCATGAATCGGGGCCTGATCATCAAAAAGTCTTCGAGATGGAAGTATCGATCAACGGCAAGGTGTACGGGAGAGGGACCGGAAAAACGAAGAAGCAAGCCGAGCAAAGCGCGGCTCGCCAAGCCTTAAAACGTGGATTAGCCGAACATGGTTCCTAG